A single window of Bordetella genomosp. 11 DNA harbors:
- the leuD gene encoding 3-isopropylmalate dehydratase small subunit, which translates to MRQPVREIAGVMAAMPMADINTDAIIPSVWLRTATADMGKGLFGGWRYDEQDRERPDFILNREPYRRARVLLADENFGCGSSREAAVWALAQFGIGCVLAPSFADIFYENAFRNGLVAAIIDTGAYRALRAAAQDRAAPTCRVDLATLTVTGPDGATYPFSIPVSRAQALMRGDDEIAMTLSRLPAIEAHYERRRAESGWLFPAALQRSTAS; encoded by the coding sequence ATGAGGCAACCCGTGCGCGAGATTGCGGGCGTCATGGCGGCGATGCCCATGGCCGACATCAATACCGACGCCATCATTCCGTCGGTATGGCTGCGTACCGCGACCGCCGACATGGGCAAGGGCCTGTTCGGCGGCTGGCGCTACGACGAACAGGACCGGGAGCGGCCGGACTTCATCCTGAACCGCGAGCCCTACCGTCGCGCCCGCGTCCTGCTGGCGGACGAGAATTTCGGTTGCGGGAGTTCCCGCGAAGCGGCGGTATGGGCGCTGGCGCAGTTCGGCATCGGCTGCGTGCTGGCGCCCAGCTTCGCCGATATCTTCTACGAGAACGCCTTCCGCAACGGCCTGGTGGCGGCCATCATCGACACCGGGGCCTATCGGGCATTGCGCGCCGCGGCGCAGGACCGCGCCGCGCCCACCTGCCGCGTCGATCTGGCGACGCTTACCGTTACCGGCCCGGACGGCGCGACGTATCCATTCTCCATCCCGGTCTCGCGCGCGCAGGCGCTGATGCGCGGTGACGACGAGATCGCCATGACCCTGTCCCGTTTGCCGGCCATCGAGGCGCACTATGAACGCCGGCGCGCCGAATCCGGCTGGCTGTTCCCCGCCGCGTTGCAAAGGAGTACCGCATCATGA
- a CDS encoding isocitrate lyase/PEP mutase family protein yields the protein MTRPSLRDALKRETPLITPLAHDALSARLIEQAGFQAFAVGGSAMLAARHAYPDIGLIGLTDMADGLRDIAAASRLPFLADADDGYGDVKSVARLVAQYEAIGVSGFLLEDQSRDHKQQRADKAALVVDEAVIEAKLKAAMQARRNPETFIIGRTDAYGPLGLDAALRRAERFLKLGVDGVFIAGLRREEDYRRVGAALKGAYLSAAMFEGGDTPWLSPAELGAMGYTQVSYPASLILRVVRALRDGLNALRRHADGTAPLVPMADGADVRQALDRATDLAGWRAIEGGQPPHP from the coding sequence ATGACCCGTCCCAGCCTGCGCGACGCGCTCAAGCGCGAAACGCCGCTGATCACGCCGCTGGCGCACGACGCGTTGTCCGCGCGCCTGATAGAGCAGGCCGGCTTCCAGGCTTTCGCGGTGGGCGGTTCCGCCATGCTCGCGGCTCGGCATGCGTATCCCGACATCGGCCTGATCGGCCTGACCGATATGGCCGATGGCCTGCGCGACATCGCCGCCGCGTCGAGGCTGCCCTTCCTGGCCGATGCCGACGACGGCTATGGCGACGTCAAGAGCGTGGCGCGGCTGGTCGCGCAGTACGAGGCCATAGGCGTCAGCGGATTCCTGCTGGAAGACCAGAGCCGCGACCACAAGCAGCAGCGCGCCGACAAGGCGGCCCTGGTGGTGGACGAGGCCGTCATCGAAGCCAAGCTCAAGGCCGCGATGCAGGCCCGCCGCAATCCCGAGACGTTCATCATCGGCCGCACCGATGCCTACGGTCCGCTGGGCCTGGATGCGGCGCTGCGGCGGGCCGAGCGCTTCCTGAAGCTGGGCGTGGATGGCGTGTTCATCGCCGGCCTGCGCCGCGAGGAAGACTATCGGCGGGTCGGCGCGGCCTTGAAGGGCGCCTATCTGTCGGCGGCCATGTTCGAGGGCGGCGACACGCCCTGGCTCAGCCCGGCCGAACTGGGCGCAATGGGATACACACAGGTGTCGTATCCGGCCAGCCTGATCCTGCGGGTGGTGCGGGCCTTGCGCGACGGCCTGAACGCGCTGCGGCGCCATGCCGACGGCACGGCGCCGCTCGTGCCCATGGCGGACGGCGCCGACGTGCGCCAGGCACTGGACCGCGCGACCGACCTGGCAGGCTGGCGCGCGATCGAGGGTGGCCAGCCGCCCCATCCGTGA
- a CDS encoding ABC transporter substrate-binding protein gives MQKRFDRTALMRRAGAALLGLALAGAAQAEDIVVSNYGVSANGMPFAVAMAKGFFKQEGANVTGILTSAGGGTTLRNMLAGNAPYAEVNPNAVIAAAQQGADIKIVSDNVLTVAEFVWAVKKDAPIHSVKDLKGKKMGYTNPRSTSQALATLVLQSGGLKTEDVELVKTGGFGEGIAALDTGLVDATPVPEPLWSKYRDKYRAIAVAQDMLPPIANVIGIAAGSGVSPEREAFIKGVIRARRLAVEYMEKHPDESGDIVAKVYNLEPAVARAAVRNLVASRTNGIPYWGAGEIHMDGLKRAVDVQKMVGAIKGDVDLDKLIDTRYLPDDLKKVK, from the coding sequence ATGCAGAAACGATTCGACAGGACCGCGCTGATGCGGCGCGCCGGCGCGGCCTTGCTGGGCCTTGCCCTGGCGGGTGCCGCGCAGGCGGAGGACATCGTCGTCAGCAACTACGGCGTTTCCGCCAATGGCATGCCGTTCGCGGTGGCCATGGCCAAGGGTTTCTTCAAGCAGGAGGGTGCCAACGTAACCGGCATCCTGACCTCCGCCGGCGGCGGTACCACGCTGCGCAATATGCTGGCCGGCAACGCGCCGTATGCGGAGGTGAATCCCAACGCCGTTATCGCCGCCGCGCAGCAGGGCGCCGACATCAAGATCGTCAGCGACAACGTCCTGACGGTGGCGGAGTTCGTGTGGGCGGTGAAGAAGGATGCGCCCATCCATTCGGTCAAGGACCTGAAGGGCAAGAAGATGGGCTACACCAACCCCCGGTCCACCAGCCAGGCACTGGCCACGCTGGTGCTGCAATCCGGCGGGCTGAAGACGGAAGACGTCGAGCTGGTAAAGACCGGCGGCTTCGGCGAAGGCATTGCCGCGCTGGATACCGGGCTGGTGGATGCCACGCCGGTGCCGGAACCCCTATGGTCCAAGTATCGCGACAAGTACCGCGCCATCGCCGTGGCCCAGGACATGCTGCCGCCTATCGCCAACGTCATCGGGATCGCCGCGGGTTCGGGCGTGTCGCCGGAACGCGAGGCCTTCATCAAGGGGGTGATCCGCGCGCGCCGTCTGGCGGTTGAATATATGGAGAAGCACCCCGACGAATCCGGCGACATCGTCGCCAAGGTGTACAACCTGGAGCCGGCCGTCGCGCGCGCGGCCGTGCGCAATCTGGTCGCCAGCCGCACCAACGGCATCCCGTACTGGGGAGCCGGCGAGATCCATATGGACGGCCTGAAACGCGCGGTCGACGTACAGAAAATGGTGGGCGCCATCAAGGGCGATGTCGACCTGGACAAGCTGATCGACACGCGCTACCTGCCCGATGACCTGAAGAAGGTGAAGTAG
- a CDS encoding ABC transporter ATP-binding protein yields MSRVAQVYPHAMPGRRAGDPRTGAPAAAHVSMRGVDKLFARPGGGPDDTLHALGPIDLELRQGEFFAVVGPSGCGKSTLLELVAGLSTATRGEVAFEGEPIVGRIPDGVGVVFQEDASFPWLTVRENIAFGLRRQRIEAAEKARRVDRALAMMGLAPFAESYPAQLSGGMRQRVCIARTLVTEPRLILLDEPFGALDQQTRLLMGDEVLNLWRKTGATVFLITHALDEAAMLADRIGVMSARPGRLIDIVETGWSRDRDSRIVQDERFGAITARLWRALREESMKSIGAMAPGGQS; encoded by the coding sequence ATGTCACGCGTCGCGCAAGTCTATCCGCATGCCATGCCCGGCCGGCGCGCCGGCGATCCCAGGACCGGCGCGCCGGCGGCCGCCCACGTTTCCATGCGCGGCGTGGACAAGCTGTTCGCGCGGCCGGGGGGCGGTCCCGACGATACGCTCCACGCGCTCGGACCGATAGACCTGGAGTTGCGCCAGGGCGAGTTCTTTGCCGTGGTGGGCCCGTCCGGCTGCGGCAAGAGCACGCTGCTGGAGCTCGTGGCGGGACTGTCCACGGCCACGCGCGGCGAGGTGGCCTTCGAGGGCGAGCCCATCGTCGGCCGCATTCCGGACGGCGTCGGCGTGGTGTTCCAGGAGGACGCGTCCTTTCCCTGGCTGACCGTGCGCGAGAACATTGCCTTCGGCCTGCGCCGCCAGCGCATCGAGGCCGCGGAAAAAGCGCGGCGCGTGGACCGCGCGCTGGCGATGATGGGGCTGGCGCCGTTCGCGGAAAGCTATCCCGCCCAGCTGTCCGGCGGCATGCGCCAGCGTGTTTGCATCGCTCGCACGCTGGTGACAGAACCGCGCCTGATCCTGCTGGACGAACCCTTCGGCGCCCTGGACCAGCAGACCCGCCTGCTGATGGGGGACGAAGTCCTGAACCTCTGGCGCAAGACCGGCGCGACGGTGTTCCTGATTACCCACGCGCTGGACGAGGCGGCGATGCTGGCCGACCGGATCGGCGTCATGTCGGCCAGGCCGGGAAGATTGATCGATATCGTCGAAACCGGCTGGTCGCGCGATCGCGACAGCCGCATCGTGCAGGACGAACGCTTCGGCGCCATCACGGCGCGGCTGTGGCGCGCGCTGCGCGAAGAGTCCATGAAATCGATAGGTGCCATGGCGCCCGGAGGACAATCGTGA